In Candidatus Eisenbacteria bacterium, one genomic interval encodes:
- a CDS encoding deoxyribodipyrimidine photo-lyase, giving the protein ARGRLAEFIAHGLRRYDLERDMPAAAAVSRLSADLKFGTLSPRTAAAAALDAAGRGGDVPVSAAEKFVSELRWRDFYSHVLFHFPHVESRAFRVAADSIRWEGGPAHLEAWRLGRTGYPIVDAGMRELAATGFMHNRVRMIVASFLTKDLLLDWRLGERWFMTQLVDGDLASNNGGWQWAASTGTDAQPWFRIFNPVLQGQRFDPEGDYVRRWVPELAELRASDVHQPWLSKATGWLFGSNDYPAPIVDHPTQRERALAMYRATGESLTGPAGGPEPLR; this is encoded by the coding sequence GCGCGCGGGCGACTGGCGGAGTTCATCGCGCACGGGCTGAGGCGCTACGACCTCGAGCGTGACATGCCAGCGGCCGCCGCGGTCTCCCGACTCTCGGCCGATCTCAAGTTCGGAACGCTCTCGCCACGCACCGCGGCCGCCGCAGCGCTCGACGCCGCGGGCCGTGGTGGCGACGTGCCGGTGAGTGCCGCCGAGAAGTTCGTCTCCGAGCTGCGATGGCGCGACTTCTACTCGCACGTGCTGTTCCACTTTCCGCATGTCGAGTCGCGCGCGTTTCGCGTCGCCGCGGACTCGATCCGGTGGGAAGGCGGTCCGGCGCACCTCGAGGCGTGGAGGCTCGGGCGCACCGGCTATCCGATCGTGGATGCGGGCATGCGGGAGCTGGCGGCGACCGGTTTCATGCACAACCGGGTGCGCATGATCGTCGCGTCGTTTCTCACCAAGGACCTCCTGCTCGACTGGCGCCTCGGAGAGCGCTGGTTCATGACCCAGCTCGTGGACGGTGACCTGGCCAGCAACAACGGCGGCTGGCAGTGGGCGGCCTCGACCGGGACCGACGCTCAGCCCTGGTTTCGGATCTTCAATCCGGTACTTCAAGGGCAGCGTTTCGACCCCGAGGGCGACTACGTCAGGCGCTGGGTCCCCGAGCTGGCGGAGCTTCGGGCGTCGGACGTTCATCAGCCGTGGCTGTCGAAGGCGACAGGCTGGCTGTTCGGGTCGAATGACTACCCGGCGCCGATCGTCGATCACCCAACTCAGCGGGAGCGGGCGCTCGCCATGTACCGCGCAACCGGCGAGTCGCTTACGGGTCCTGCAGGCGGGCCCGAGCCCCTGCGATAG
- a CDS encoding GAF domain-containing protein produces the protein MSATDGSTAAAGRSALDPILRPLAEAALGACDGALCRVWLMGPGDQCAQCAQAPHCPHRETCLHLVASAGLTSRIDGPFRRFPLGHGEVGRVPIERRPLIANSGLAAAGLAEATWLATHRIVAFAALPIEYGGQAIGVLAVFSRAPIAERERAALDAIARLGGTALGHLRAYRELATERNQLVVRHARATRGVVANSATPAPESSVAAPRATATATATATATADTTWLRPLAESERESIERVLAHTRGKVSGPSGAARVLGLKPTTLFSRMKKLGIERRAAPRTAAAPAPVAPGRD, from the coding sequence ATGTCAGCCACGGATGGCTCAACTGCGGCAGCCGGTCGTTCGGCGCTCGATCCGATCCTGCGCCCGCTCGCCGAGGCGGCGCTCGGCGCCTGCGACGGAGCGCTCTGCCGGGTGTGGCTCATGGGGCCGGGCGATCAGTGCGCTCAATGCGCCCAGGCCCCTCACTGCCCCCACCGCGAGACCTGCCTGCACCTGGTCGCGAGTGCCGGGCTGACCTCGCGCATCGACGGACCGTTTCGCCGCTTTCCGCTCGGGCACGGCGAAGTCGGGCGCGTTCCGATCGAACGCCGGCCCTTGATCGCAAACAGCGGGCTGGCCGCCGCCGGCCTCGCCGAGGCGACCTGGCTCGCCACCCATCGCATCGTGGCGTTCGCCGCACTTCCGATCGAGTACGGGGGCCAGGCGATCGGGGTGCTCGCGGTGTTCAGCCGCGCCCCGATCGCGGAACGCGAACGGGCGGCGCTCGATGCGATCGCACGCCTCGGCGGAACCGCACTCGGACACCTGCGCGCCTATCGCGAGCTCGCGACCGAGCGCAATCAGCTGGTGGTGCGCCACGCTCGCGCGACTCGCGGCGTGGTCGCCAATTCCGCGACGCCCGCGCCCGAGTCGAGCGTCGCGGCGCCGCGCGCCACCGCCACCGCCACCGCCACCGCCACCGCCACTGCGGATACCACCTGGCTGCGACCGCTCGCCGAGTCGGAGCGCGAGAGTATCGAGCGAGTCCTCGCCCACACCCGCGGCAAGGTCAGTGGTCCGAGCGGTGCGGCTCGCGTGCTCGGGCTCAAGCCCACGACCCTGTTTTCCCGCATGAAGAAGCTCGGCATCGAGCGGCGTGCCGCGCCACGCACAGCGGCAGCGCCGGCTCCCGTTGCTCCGGGGCGCGACTGA